In one window of Abyssisolibacter fermentans DNA:
- a CDS encoding tetratricopeptide repeat protein, whose protein sequence is MKRNYMLDNYINLAEKFRLENKLFKSVGFLKKAFNYAQGRDKYEILLKMGLIYDEIGNYTLAERKYEQILEINPNEPRAFYGLAILYDEQKKHDKAIKYYEKAIELKPDYDRAYFFLADTWDSIGNKEKAIKYYKKTIELKPDDFWAYINLGSIYEEIDKNQNALDMIDKALKLKSDNFLALFNKGVIINKLGQVEEAIDYYMQSIEQNPKYPYSYLNLAVIFKDKLDYDYAIDIITLGIKNNNKSAFLYYNRACFYVHRGNLKEALEDAVKAVELNDYFIDYIKNDEELDPIKDLYDYKEYFNK, encoded by the coding sequence ATGAAACGAAATTATATGCTTGATAATTATATTAATTTAGCAGAAAAGTTTCGACTGGAAAATAAACTTTTTAAGTCAGTGGGATTTTTAAAGAAGGCATTTAATTATGCACAAGGTAGAGATAAGTACGAAATTTTATTAAAGATGGGTTTAATTTATGATGAGATAGGTAATTATACATTAGCTGAAAGAAAATATGAACAAATTTTAGAAATTAATCCCAATGAACCTAGAGCATTTTATGGACTAGCTATATTATATGATGAGCAGAAAAAACATGATAAAGCAATTAAATACTATGAGAAAGCAATTGAGTTAAAACCCGATTATGATAGAGCATATTTTTTCTTGGCGGATACTTGGGATAGTATTGGAAATAAAGAAAAAGCAATAAAATATTATAAAAAGACAATAGAACTTAAACCAGATGACTTTTGGGCATACATAAATTTAGGGTCAATATATGAAGAAATAGATAAAAATCAAAATGCATTAGATATGATTGATAAAGCTTTGAAGTTAAAATCAGACAATTTCTTAGCATTATTTAACAAAGGTGTAATAATAAATAAACTTGGGCAAGTAGAAGAGGCTATAGATTATTACATGCAATCTATAGAACAAAATCCAAAATATCCTTATAGTTATTTAAATTTGGCTGTAATATTTAAGGATAAATTAGATTATGATTATGCTATAGATATTATAACACTAGGTATTAAAAATAATAATAAATCAGCATTTTTATATTATAATAGAGCTTGTTTTTATGTACATAGAGGTAATTTAAAAGAGGCACTTGAAGATGCTGTGAAAGCAGTGGAATTGAATGATTATTTTATTGATTACATAAAGAATGATGAAGAATTGGATCCTATAAAAGACTTATATGATTATAAGGAATATTTTAATAAGTAA
- a CDS encoding lactate utilization protein produces MNENVGFVYEKMAERTIENLKKGNINGYFLQDEKEAIETIESIVKEGATVSVGGSMTLFETGILDYLRNGKYKFLDRYQEGLSKEDIKEIYRKTFFADAYFTSVNALTEQGEIYNVDGNGNRVAATLYGPDKVIFIVGINKLVSEMKYAVERNENLAAPANAKRLNKQTPCTKTGICMNCLSKERICRKYVVIKGDMDKDRMHVIIINKNLGY; encoded by the coding sequence ATGAATGAAAATGTAGGTTTTGTATATGAAAAAATGGCAGAAAGAACTATTGAAAATTTGAAAAAAGGAAATATAAACGGATATTTTTTACAAGACGAAAAAGAAGCTATAGAAACCATAGAGTCAATAGTAAAAGAAGGAGCGACTGTTTCAGTAGGAGGATCAATGACTTTATTTGAAACAGGTATATTAGATTATCTTAGAAATGGTAAATATAAATTTTTAGATAGATATCAAGAAGGACTTTCTAAAGAGGATATTAAAGAGATATATAGAAAAACCTTTTTTGCAGATGCATATTTTACAAGTGTTAATGCATTGACTGAGCAAGGTGAGATTTATAATGTAGATGGTAATGGTAATAGAGTTGCAGCAACTTTATATGGTCCTGATAAAGTTATTTTCATTGTAGGTATCAATAAGTTAGTTTCAGAGATGAAGTATGCTGTAGAAAGAAATGAAAACTTAGCAGCACCTGCTAATGCTAAAAGATTGAACAAGCAGACACCTTGTACTAAAACAGGAATTTGCATGAATTGTTTAAGTAAAGAAAGAATATGCAGAAAATATGTTGTTATAAAAGGGGATATGGATAAAGACAGAATGCATGTTATTATCATAAATAAAAATTTAGGATACTAA
- a CDS encoding metal-dependent hydrolase, which produces MKITYLGHSAFLIEGEKIKSLIDPFISGNQNCPVTVNDLNNITHIFVTHGHGDHLGNTVEIAKKNNSLVICNFELGFYLGNKDINVHTMHIGGKYNFDFGFVKMVTALHGSGIINQDGTVTNGGNPCGFLIEIDNKKIYHAGDTALTMDMKLLEKEDIDVAILPIGGNYTMDIEDAARAVEFIKPKLVIPMHYNTFPVIKANPNDFKEKIKTAEVRILNNGESIEI; this is translated from the coding sequence ATGAAAATTACTTATTTAGGTCATTCGGCCTTTTTAATTGAAGGAGAAAAAATAAAATCATTAATAGATCCATTTATAAGTGGTAATCAAAATTGTCCTGTAACTGTTAACGATTTAAACAACATTACACATATATTTGTTACACATGGTCATGGAGATCATTTAGGCAATACTGTAGAAATAGCAAAGAAAAATAATTCATTAGTAATATGTAATTTTGAATTAGGTTTTTATTTAGGTAACAAAGATATAAATGTCCATACAATGCATATAGGGGGGAAATATAATTTTGACTTTGGTTTTGTAAAAATGGTGACTGCATTACATGGTTCTGGTATAATTAACCAAGATGGCACTGTAACAAATGGAGGAAATCCATGTGGTTTTTTAATAGAAATAGATAATAAAAAAATCTATCATGCAGGCGATACAGCACTGACAATGGATATGAAGCTTTTAGAAAAAGAAGATATAGACGTTGCTATATTACCAATAGGTGGAAATTACACAATGGATATAGAGGATGCAGCAAGAGCAGTTGAGTTCATAAAGCCAAAATTAGTTATACCAATGCATTATAACACATTTCCGGTAATAAAAGCTAATCCAAATGATTTTAAAGAAAAGATAAAAACTGCTGAGGTTAGAATTTTAAACAATGGAGAGTCTATAGAAATATAA
- a CDS encoding LacI family DNA-binding transcriptional regulator yields MSNKKYTIKDIALEAGVSIATVSKVLNNKDKNISDNTRNRILDIVKKNNYIPNRVASSLVTKNTKTLGLIIPDITNPFFPAIVRGAEDIANLMGYSLILCNTDNSIEREKKAIEMLTEKMVDGIILDCSESSTYYKSFFRTDTPVILVDSDSKITGENIVGKITIDNYKGAYEGVTYLINKGYKNIAMLSGQTNRSTGLHRLEGYKDALADNFIHLTDDYIVEGTFDTDSGKVGVQKLLERNIPIEAIFCGNDMIAIGAMKKLKEFGYKIPEQIAVMGFDGIHFGSLYEPSLTTIKQPYYDMGYKAGEILINIVKNKNREFVEVLLEFELHIGDSA; encoded by the coding sequence ATGAGCAATAAAAAATATACAATTAAAGACATTGCTTTGGAAGCAGGAGTTTCTATTGCTACAGTTTCAAAAGTTTTAAATAACAAAGATAAGAATATTAGTGATAATACTAGAAATAGAATATTAGATATAGTAAAAAAAAATAATTATATTCCAAACCGTGTAGCAAGTAGTCTTGTAACAAAGAATACAAAAACATTAGGATTAATTATTCCTGATATTACAAACCCATTTTTTCCAGCAATAGTACGTGGTGCTGAAGATATCGCAAATTTAATGGGATACAGTTTAATATTGTGTAACACTGATAATTCTATTGAAAGAGAGAAAAAAGCTATAGAAATGCTTACTGAAAAGATGGTTGATGGAATTATACTTGATTGTTCAGAGAGCTCAACTTATTATAAAAGTTTTTTTAGAACAGATACACCTGTAATTTTAGTTGATAGCGATAGTAAGATTACCGGTGAAAATATTGTAGGCAAAATAACAATAGATAATTATAAAGGAGCCTATGAAGGAGTAACTTATTTAATCAATAAAGGTTATAAAAATATAGCTATGTTATCAGGACAAACCAATAGAAGCACTGGTTTACATAGATTAGAAGGTTACAAAGATGCTTTAGCTGACAATTTTATACACCTTACAGATGATTATATTGTAGAAGGTACTTTTGACACTGATTCAGGTAAGGTTGGTGTACAAAAACTTTTAGAAAGAAATATACCAATTGAAGCTATTTTTTGTGGAAACGATATGATTGCTATAGGTGCAATGAAAAAACTTAAAGAATTTGGTTATAAAATACCTGAGCAAATAGCTGTAATGGGATTTGATGGAATACATTTTGGTTCATTATATGAACCTAGTCTTACAACTATTAAACAACCATATTATGATATGGGTTATAAGGCTGGTGAGATATTAATAAATATTGTTAAAAATAAGAATAGAGAATTTGTAGAAGTTTTATTAGAATTTGAATTACATATAGGCGATAGTGCATAA
- the rbsK gene encoding ribokinase — MGKVMVLGSINMDLVTTTHRMPKIGETITGKTFKQVGGGKGANQACAIARLECPVSLAGCVGNDVFGKTLVNSLDNDGVDISKIKFIDKVSTGVATVLVDDSGDNCIVVISGANYCIEESDIKDIIEEKAYDVALAQLEVEMNLVEKFLIESKRNGKYTILNPAPAKKLSQELINNVDLLIPNETELEILTDIKINNFDDVIRGSKMLLEQGVVEVIVTLGDKGCVYVNNKKIKQYNAYKVNALDTTAAGDSFIGAIAVGKAQGMDIDEAIQTATKVSAITVTRSGAQSSIPTKKEVEEFEFK, encoded by the coding sequence TTGGGTAAGGTTATGGTTTTAGGAAGCATAAATATGGATTTAGTGACAACAACTCACCGTATGCCCAAAATAGGAGAAACTATTACAGGCAAAACCTTTAAACAAGTTGGTGGAGGTAAAGGTGCGAATCAAGCTTGTGCTATAGCTAGATTAGAATGTCCAGTATCTCTGGCAGGTTGTGTTGGAAATGATGTTTTTGGCAAAACCCTTGTAAACTCATTAGATAATGATGGAGTAGACATTTCAAAAATAAAATTTATTGATAAAGTTAGTACAGGCGTGGCAACAGTATTAGTAGATGATAGTGGAGATAATTGTATAGTTGTAATTTCTGGAGCTAATTATTGTATTGAAGAAAGTGATATTAAAGATATTATAGAAGAAAAAGCTTATGACGTAGCTTTAGCTCAGCTAGAGGTTGAAATGAACCTAGTGGAGAAGTTTTTAATCGAGTCAAAGAGAAATGGAAAATATACTATTCTTAATCCAGCACCAGCTAAGAAATTATCACAAGAGCTTATTAATAATGTTGATTTATTGATTCCTAACGAAACGGAGCTTGAAATATTAACTGATATAAAAATAAACAATTTTGATGATGTAATAAGGGGTTCTAAAATGTTATTAGAACAAGGTGTAGTAGAAGTTATTGTTACATTAGGAGATAAGGGGTGCGTTTATGTTAATAATAAAAAAATCAAACAATATAACGCTTATAAAGTAAATGCATTAGACACAACTGCTGCTGGAGATAGTTTTATTGGAGCTATAGCAGTTGGTAAAGCACAAGGTATGGATATAGATGAAGCAATACAAACAGCTACAAAAGTAAGTGCAATAACTGTAACGAGAAGTGGAGCACAAAGCTCGATACCTACCAAAAAAGAAGTAGAAGAATTTGAATTTAAGTAG